From a region of the Methanobrevibacter sp. TMH8 genome:
- the glyS gene encoding glycine--tRNA ligase has translation MNHEKMINISTKRGFLWPSFEIYSGVSGFTDYGPLGAILKNNIMQLWRKQYIAGEGFYEIESPTVTPEEVLKASGHVDNFTDPMIQCKGCKDVFRADHIIEEVTNLEVEGMTNEELDEIVEKHKVECPNCGDKLSEIWNYNLMFKTNIGAKGNKPGYMRPETAQGIFILFKRLSRFFKNKLPFGAVQLGKAYRNEISPRQGVIRLREFTQAEAEIFVNPHDKTHPKFKSIANEKLVLNSQATQIEEKDPITITAQEALDSGVVANEILIYQIYLAKKFLKELGIPDEVLRFRQHLPNEMAHYAIDCWDVEVKTDRYGWVEIIGIADRGDYDLKSHSKHSNEELDLYVQFDEAKIVSKTIAKPNMTKFGPSFKQNAPKVKEFLDNADDEKIKSIKNSIDQTGQYSAEIDGEIFEINSEHVNFEDIEEEIKGEKLIPHVIEPSFGIDRILYAVLLHSFHVAENEEDKDYFKLSNSLAPIKVGVFPLMNKDELNEIANEITTTLRNSGFMVDYDTSGTIGKRYARSDEIGVPIAITIDYDTLEDNTVTIRDRDTEKQERVKIDSLKSVVESYFN, from the coding sequence TTATGGTCCACTTGGAGCTATATTAAAAAACAATATAATGCAACTTTGGAGAAAGCAATATATAGCTGGTGAAGGATTTTATGAAATAGAAAGTCCTACAGTTACTCCAGAAGAAGTTTTAAAAGCTTCAGGACATGTAGACAATTTCACAGACCCTATGATACAATGTAAAGGTTGTAAAGATGTATTTAGAGCAGATCATATCATTGAAGAGGTTACTAATCTTGAAGTAGAAGGTATGACAAACGAAGAGTTAGATGAGATTGTAGAAAAACATAAAGTAGAATGTCCAAATTGTGGAGATAAATTAAGTGAAATTTGGAATTATAATCTCATGTTTAAAACTAACATTGGAGCTAAAGGAAATAAACCAGGATACATGCGTCCAGAAACTGCTCAAGGGATCTTTATACTTTTTAAAAGACTTTCCCGTTTTTTCAAAAATAAATTACCTTTTGGTGCTGTTCAGCTTGGAAAAGCTTATAGAAATGAAATTTCTCCTCGTCAAGGAGTTATTCGTCTTAGAGAATTTACACAAGCAGAAGCTGAAATATTTGTTAATCCACATGATAAAACTCATCCAAAATTCAAATCAATAGCTAATGAAAAACTTGTTCTAAATTCACAAGCCACACAAATAGAAGAAAAAGATCCAATTACTATAACAGCACAAGAAGCATTAGATAGTGGAGTTGTAGCTAATGAAATATTAATTTATCAAATTTATTTAGCTAAAAAATTCTTAAAAGAGCTTGGAATTCCTGATGAAGTTTTAAGATTTAGACAACATTTACCTAATGAAATGGCTCACTATGCAATTGATTGTTGGGATGTTGAAGTTAAAACAGACCGTTATGGATGGGTTGAAATTATTGGAATAGCTGATAGAGGAGATTATGATTTAAAATCCCATTCCAAACACAGTAATGAAGAATTAGACTTGTATGTTCAATTTGATGAGGCAAAAATAGTTTCTAAAACAATAGCTAAACCAAATATGACTAAATTTGGCCCTTCATTTAAACAAAATGCTCCAAAAGTTAAAGAATTTTTAGATAATGCTGATGATGAAAAAATAAAATCTATAAAAAACTCAATAGATCAAACAGGCCAATATAGTGCTGAAATTGATGGAGAAATATTTGAAATAAACAGCGAACATGTAAATTTCGAAGATATTGAAGAAGAAATAAAAGGAGAAAAATTAATTCCTCATGTAATTGAACCATCCTTTGGTATTGACAGAATATTATATGCTGTACTTCTACATTCATTTCATGTAGCAGAAAATGAAGAAGATAAAGATTATTTTAAACTTTCTAATTCATTAGCTCCTATTAAAGTGGGAGTTTTCCCACTTATGAATAAAGATGAATTAAACGAAATAGCTAATGAAATCACAACCACTCTTAGAAATTCTGGTTTTATGGTTGATTATGATACTTCTGGAACTATCGGAAAGCGTTACGCAAGATCTGATGAAATTGGAGTGCCAATAGCTATCACCATAGATTATGATACTCTTGAAGATAATACTGTCACAATAAGAGACAGAGATACAGAAAAACAAGAGAGAGTTAAAATAGATTCCTTAAAATCAGTTGTTGAATCCTATTTCAATTAA